A window of Rhododendron vialii isolate Sample 1 chromosome 13a, ASM3025357v1 contains these coding sequences:
- the LOC131313920 gene encoding uncharacterized protein LOC131313920, with translation MTFAKFETLFLDKYFPTPLRLAKEQEFLNLKQGTMTVTQYATKFEKLSRYAQTVVATEDKKARRCEWGLTTARRAMVAQAFPTYSGVVKCALRLESEENDFKSRWKKATSNTSGPIRTQPSNNNRGPYPAKPFISIRNNQPWKIAALGRGEPQRGGRDVATVQCFN, from the coding sequence atgaccttcgCCAAGTTCGAAACCTTATTCctcgacaagtactttcccacgCCCCTTCGTTTGGCCAAGGAGCAAGAGTTCCTCAACTTGAAGCAAGGAACGATGACCGTCACTCAATACGCGACCAAATTCGAGAAGCTGTCTCGTTACGCCCAAACTGTCGTTGCAACGGAGgacaagaaggcaagaaggTGTGAGTGGGGGCTGACCACTGCTAGAAGGGCTATGGTAGCTCAGGCTTTTCCCACCTATTCCGGCGTGGTGAAGTGCGCTCTTCGACTGGAGAGTGAGGAGAATGATTTCAAGAGCCGATGGAAAAAGGCAACGAGCAACACTAGCGGACCAATCCGAACTCAACCTTccaacaacaaccgtggaccctacccTGCCAAACCCTTCATCTCGATCCGAAACAACCAACCTTGGAAGATTGCTGCACTAGGACGTGGCGAACCACAGAGGGGTGGCAGAGACGTAGCGACAGTACAGTGCTTCAACTGA